In a genomic window of Diabrotica undecimpunctata isolate CICGRU chromosome 2, icDiaUnde3, whole genome shotgun sequence:
- the LOC140433858 gene encoding uncharacterized protein has product MESRSKRILELAMATEKSNNSVLMSSTDNDTTLNIQNGTSNIEDSMLTEEKVDLTVPNRTRCNSTSSSSSSDSSTSSSSSSSFSEDTDDSVKDPDYEDVELRHRNRRNASCSDEQNLPFSTVNQDDILYESVNLLPREDYEMIPNNLIPIQSDTSDKENISASQQKLTNTNCSPNKVGKKRRRQEDNWQKNVVKKLRNSGKSYQTLKAKKNIPERTLKPSCREKCAFKCRLNITEE; this is encoded by the exons ATGGAATCGCGATCTAAGAGGATCCTTGAACTTGCAATGGCAACCGAGAAATCGAACAATTCCGTTCTAATGAGTAGTACAG ATAATGACACAACATTAAACATACAGAATGGAACTTCAAACATAGAGGACTCAATGTTAACAGAAGAAAAAGTTGATTTAACAGTTCCGAATCGTACTCGTTGTAATTCGACTAGCAGTAGCTCGTCTAGTGACTCGTCAACCAGCTCATCAAGTAGTAGTTCTTTCAGTGAAG ATACCGACGACTCCGTAAAAGACCCAGACTATGAAGATGTAGAACTAAGACATCGTAATCGAAGAAATGCTTCATGTTCTGATGAACAAAATTTACCTTTCAGCACAGTAAATCAAGACGATATTTTATATGAAAGTGTGAATCTGCTACCTAGGGAAGACTATGAAATGATACCTAATAACCTTATACCAATACAAAGTGACACATCTgataaagaaaatataagtgCCTCTCAACAGAAGTTAACAAATACAAATTGTAGTCCAAATAAAGTAGGAAAAAAAAGACGGAGACAAGAAGATAATTGGCAAAAAAATGTAGTAAAGAAACTGAGAAATAGTGGAAAATCTTATCAAACACTAAAGGCAAAGAAAAACATTCCAGAACGAACATTGAAACCATCTTGCAGAGAAAAATGTGCTTTTAAATGTCGGTTAAATATCACAGAGGAGTGA